A single genomic interval of Pomacea canaliculata isolate SZHN2017 linkage group LG5, ASM307304v1, whole genome shotgun sequence harbors:
- the LOC112564753 gene encoding ventral anterior homeobox 1-like, translating into MKMSTDCSNVVQTSEMESSKEYPDYCRTITFTDNNGILRELVFPKALDLDRPKRARTTFSREQLERLEAEFNLNQYLVGRERSQLALDLGLSETQVKVWFQNRRTKHKRDREREEERRQVEAESLATKSLLQILQPTQDSPTVCTNGPSVQGLMRVSAGSVAALAPVARGSLLGAQTGSVRVHQAAAAACHTHARHVDYRVLNIGSAGCGIDPYFQCQPQYCQMPHVRVPAPSVRYQMYPYMSHGMT; encoded by the exons ATGAAAATGTCGACAGACTGTTCTAATGTGGTACAGACATCGGAAATGGAAAGCAGCAAAGAGTATCCTGATTACTGCAGAACAATTACCTTTACAg ATAACAACGGGATTCTACGAGAACTTGTCTTTCCCAAAGCTCTTGATCTTGACCGACCGAAGCGCGCACGTACGACCTTTTCTCGAGAGCAGCTGGAGCGGCTGGAAGCAGAGTTCAACCTCAACCAGTATCTGGTCGGCAGAGAGCGTTCACAGTTAGCGCTCGACCTCGGGCTCTCCGAGACACAG GTGAAAGTGTGGTTCCAGAACCGCCGCACGAAACACAAGCGTGACAGAGAGCGCGAGGAGGAGAGGCGGCAGGTGGAGGCCGAGTCCCTTGCCACCAAAAGTCTGCTACAGATACTCCAACCCACGCAAGACTCACCAACGGTGTGCACCAACGGACCCTCCGTGCAGGGACTCATGCGTGTGTCTGCAGGTAGCGTTGCGGCCTTGGCACCTGTGGCGCGTGGCTCTTTGCTGGGAGCGCAGACGGGGTCTGTGCGTGTCCAccaagctgctgctgctgcatgtCACACGCACGCTAGGCATGTGGACTACAGGGTGCTCAACATTGGATCAGCTGGATGCGGGATAGACCCGTACTTCCAATGCCAGCCCCAGTACTGCCAAATGCCCCATGTGCGGGTGCCTGCGCCTAGCGTTCGTTATCAGATGTATCCGTACATGTCACATGGCATGACATGA
- the LOC112564752 gene encoding phospholipid scramblase 1-like isoform X1, with protein sequence MGETKAVIRQPQSDKHSLELSELPFAFGLGVEQLEQQTTKTRLLPMLNKITVKQRLHKLEVCFGCTRNNRYCVYTEEGDQIYYVYEDSVCLMRQMTGALRGLILKMTDEDQEDVLIMKRPARCSSRCFWSCCSLQVMDIIVQQDKEKAATIYEVWSCCIPQYRVVNKEGSLLWRVKGGTCHYRCCSQIHFEFLTPDGERAAAVNRECQGCDELIGASNTFSIHFSDDLDARQRLIILGSTFLVDLNYFEKQNRCW encoded by the exons ATGGGAGAAACAAAGGCAGTTATCAGACAGCCCCAATCAGACAAACATTCGCTGGAGTTGTCAGAATTGCCATTTGCCTTTGGTTTAGGCGTCGAACAGTTggaacagcagacgacaaaaactAGACTCCTCCCGATGCttaataaaataactgtaaaacaaCGCTTACATAAGCTTGAAG tctgttttgGCTGTACTCGTAATAACCGCTATTGTGTTTACACTGAGGAAGGAGATCAGatttattatgtttatgaaG ATTCAGTATGCCTTATGCGCCAGATGACTGGAGCATTGAGAGGTTTAATCCTAAAAATGACAGATGAGGATCAGGAAGATGTTTTAATAATGAAGCGACCAGCACGATGCAGTAGCCGCTGTTTCTGGTCGTGTTGTAGCCTGCAGGTGATGGACATCATTGTGCAACAGGACAAAGAAAAGGCTGCCACTATTTATGAAGT ATGGAGCTGCTGTATTCCACAATATCGTGTAGTTAATAAAGAAGGCAGTCTTTTGTGGAGAGTGAAAGGAGGCACTTGCCATTATCGGTGCTGCAGCCAGATCCATTTTGAA TTCTTGACGCCAGATGGAGAGAGAGCAGCTGCTGTTAACAGAGAGTGTCAAGGTTGTGACGAACTAATTGGCGCTTCAAACACATTTAGCATTCACT TTTCAGATGATCTGGATGCAAGGCAAAGACTGATCATTTTGGGTAGTACTTTTCTGGTGGACCTAAACTATTTTGAGAAGCAAAACAGATGCTGGTAA
- the LOC112564752 gene encoding phospholipid scramblase 1-like isoform X2 gives MGETKAVIRQPQSDKHSLELSELPFAFGLGVEQLEQQTTKTRLLPMLNKITVKQRLHKLEVCFGCTRNNRYCVYTEEGDQIYYVYEDSVCLMRQMTGALRGLILKMTDEDQEDVLIMKRPARCSSRCFWSCCSLQVMDIIVQQDKEKAATIYEVWSCCIPQYRVVNKEGSLLWRVKGGTCHYRCCSQIHFEFLTPDGERAAAVNRECQGCDELIGASNTFSIHYDLDARQRLIILGSTFLVDLNYFEKQNRCW, from the exons ATGGGAGAAACAAAGGCAGTTATCAGACAGCCCCAATCAGACAAACATTCGCTGGAGTTGTCAGAATTGCCATTTGCCTTTGGTTTAGGCGTCGAACAGTTggaacagcagacgacaaaaactAGACTCCTCCCGATGCttaataaaataactgtaaaacaaCGCTTACATAAGCTTGAAG tctgttttgGCTGTACTCGTAATAACCGCTATTGTGTTTACACTGAGGAAGGAGATCAGatttattatgtttatgaaG ATTCAGTATGCCTTATGCGCCAGATGACTGGAGCATTGAGAGGTTTAATCCTAAAAATGACAGATGAGGATCAGGAAGATGTTTTAATAATGAAGCGACCAGCACGATGCAGTAGCCGCTGTTTCTGGTCGTGTTGTAGCCTGCAGGTGATGGACATCATTGTGCAACAGGACAAAGAAAAGGCTGCCACTATTTATGAAGT ATGGAGCTGCTGTATTCCACAATATCGTGTAGTTAATAAAGAAGGCAGTCTTTTGTGGAGAGTGAAAGGAGGCACTTGCCATTATCGGTGCTGCAGCCAGATCCATTTTGAA TTCTTGACGCCAGATGGAGAGAGAGCAGCTGCTGTTAACAGAGAGTGTCAAGGTTGTGACGAACTAATTGGCGCTTCAAACACATTTAGCATTCACT ATGATCTGGATGCAAGGCAAAGACTGATCATTTTGGGTAGTACTTTTCTGGTGGACCTAAACTATTTTGAGAAGCAAAACAGATGCTGGTAA
- the LOC112564743 gene encoding uncharacterized protein LOC112564743 has translation MTTVSMTTLLLTSFSILTSTEAQPGTVSILSPLTNSPSWRTPTPPSRGPASPPLSQNSLMTQRLATARRERTTQTRRSPTSSWEATTLSTHGLFSKSTSQAVTTLLTSVQQSGSINTTKLISSTSLPAVKRVTVRFLSLHEDHLLTTAGAMTTRGNVTIEHVTSKPGGYLEPVVMVSSSSAVNLENTLPCVTEASPCTTGFNLRVTFELNKVGVDPAFIVWSGDDVSDMGNMTLYYHNNDFVLHFKSAGITWNGTFNATLDPNTWHTVDASWDTRTPPKLFLDNQRLMGTVTHRPASSTSGSHPLYLGRMRSGPAENSTTLKVYALDLWTTSRSVINKTELRLQTIEDVVHVTPILLQKSVQGKTDCLPSDGFSNITHLNLTFLTANRSVVWTPSLHLPVHGSARLNVSTGVLTLRGPNSFVDINASCVPCLTDLRECHHGLSLQMDVLLSSLPLPPGARVHLFGGPNLASDESGIILKYEKDAFKAEVRLGRFLWLLNATTVLTNKRTCSLRLSWSPDDSLQLSVDGNLVQVGRQELSTLHAEKPSVLRMGSGSGGRYSNQTVEVSHVNIWTGSTAYLLEQGLWTADTTTAGQATTASLAAVIPSFRWIFSSASGPVLTSGGMRAEVKGGPESGPLGFDLVNSGQYVQVGNLRRNLTCLVVTDTCHTGVTVAVELMPRALSDGAVIFSSGADTNQAQGLALIYRFGEFHAVVSTKQRTMFVSFKRDLLPSDQVTEVHVAFQLPDVLRVYVMGEMVGPASSQAGTTSTEGLPSGGGALYVGRSSGVGPAGQPPGYTLTSVTVWLAGPDALEKVGLLRTVVSVASTSPTHSSVGSLAERTSSVASATRPHHLTTLATPACRTDCGPNRTCVAGTCVCDSLVAGDSCSPGHNYSRTGHSTTQLCDLRHENCDYVILQTSGYDTSQNVTCCALYVNHVSDAFQPTSPSVERVAALYSSGGHVLCPVRNHLSAWVWGEQPQGAASGDTVLHVVYDSICHICHLHADRVNITCTRRQDSCLVDGQCFLQGQQQPDNDCNVCSPDLSTDNWTSTSGRDCMESDAQRNDDGDNRRQSSPLGQCAVCWCSSPLWLLLFTS, from the exons ATGACGACCGTTTCAATGACAACGCTTCTTTTGACATCTTTTTCAATTCTGACATCAACTGAGGCACAGCCCGGAACAGTCTCAA TTTTGTCGCCTTTGACAAATTCACCTAGCTGGAGGACTCCAACTCCCCCGTCACGTGGTCCTGCCAGTCCTCCGCTTAGTCAGAACTCACTGATGACGCAGCGCTTAGCAACAGCCCGTAGAGAACGGACTACACAGACCAGAAGATCGCCCACGTCGTCCTGGGAGGCGACAACACTCTCCACACATGGATTGTTCTCGAAATCTACTTCACAAGCCGTGACAACATTATTGACTAGCGTGCAACAGTCTGGTTCTATCAACACAACAAAATTGATAAGCTCAACATCTCTGCCAGCGGTGAAAAGAGTTACCGTTCGGTTCCTGTCTCTTCATGAAGACCATCTCCTGACGACAGCAGGAGCCATGACAACACGAGGTAACGTGACCATTGAACACGTGACCTCCAAACCTGGAGGGTATCTTGAGCCAGTTGTCATGGTGTCTTCCAGCAGCGCAGTCAATCTAGAAAACACTCTTCCTTGTGTAACGGAAGCCAGTCCATGCACGACAGGTTTCAACCTACGTGTGACCTTTGAACTCAATAAG GTGGGCGTCGACCCTGCCTTTATTGTGTGGAGTGGCGATGATGTGTCTGACATGGGGAACATGACTCTGTACTATCATAACAACGACTTCGTGCTGCACTTTAAGTCTGCTGGCATCACATGGAATGGCACTTTTAACGCCACGCTTGACCCCAACACATG GCACACAGTAGATGCAAGCTGGGACACACGAACACCGCCGAAATTGTTTCTTGACAACCAGAGACTGATGGGGACTGTCACCCACAGACCTGCCTCATCTACCTCTGGTTCACATCCGCTGTATCTgggacgcatgcgcagtggtcCAGCTGAAAATTCCACGACTTTGAAGGTGTACGCACTGGACTTGTGGACTACCTCACGGTCTGTGATTAACAAAACAG AACTTCGTCTGCAAACCATTGAAGATGTTGTCCACGTCACACCAATCTTGCTACAGAAATCCG TGCAAGGAAAGACAGATTGTTTACCTTCGGACGGTTTCTCAAATATCACTCACCTAAACCTCACCTTCCTAACTGCAAACAGATCTGTGGTATGGACGCCATCCCTACACCTACCTGTCCACGGCTCTGCCAGGCTCAACGTCAGCACTGGTGTTCTCACTCTCAGGGGACCTAACTCCTTCGTGGATATTAACGCGAGTTGCGTCCCTTGCCTTACAGACCTGCGCGAGTGTCACCACGGTTTGAGTCTACAAATGGACGTGCTGCTCTCGTCACTTCCTCTTCCCCCAGGAGCTCGAGTGCACCTGTTTGGCGGTCCAAACCTGGCCTCTGACGAATCAGGAATAATTCTAAAATACGAGAAAGACGCCTTTAAAGCAGAAGTGCGGCTGGGACGGTTTCTATGGTTACTTAACGCGACGACGGTGTTGACAAATAAGAGGACTTGTAGTCTTCGACTCTCTTGGTCGCCCGACGACAGCTTGCAACTGAGTGTGGACGGGAACCTTGTACAGGTCGGTCGGCAAGAGTTGTCGACTCTGCATGCCGAGAAGCCGAGTGTGTTACGGATGGGATCAGGCAGTGGAGGGAGATACAGCAATCAAACAGTGGAGGTATCTCACGTCAACATATGGACCGGGTCCACCGCCTACCTTCTGGAGCAAGGCTTGTGGACAG CAGACACGACCACAGCCGGCCAAGCTACTACAGCATCCCTCGCTGCAGTCATTCCCAGCTTCCGGTGGATCTTCTCCAGTGCCAGCGGCCCGGTGTTGACATCAGGAGGAATGCGGGCAGAAGTGAAAGGTGGCCCGGAGTCGGGACCGCTCGGCTTTGACCTGGTGAACAGTGGGCAGTATGTGCAGGTGGGGAATCTCCGCCGGAACCTGACCTGCCTTGTGGTCACCGACACTTGTCACACCGGTGTCACGGTAGCGGTGGAGCTGATGCCCCGTGCCCTCAGCGACGGGGCAGTGATATTCAGCAGTGGAGCTGATACCAATCAAGCGCAAGGGCTGGCTTTGATCTACAG GTTTGGTGAGTTTCACGCCGTGGTCAGCACCAAGCAGCGGACAATGTTCGTCTCTTTCAAGCGAGATTTGCTTCCGTCTGACCAGGTGACGGAGGTCCACGTGGCATTCCAGCTGCCGGACGTGCTGAGGGTGTACGTGATGGGGGAGATGGTGGGCCCAGCCAGCAGCCAGGCTGGTACAACTAGTACTGAAGGACTGCCTAGCGGAGGAGGAGCACTGTATGTTGGGCGAAGCTCTGGTGTTGGTCCCGCAGGTCAACCTCCAGGATATACCCTTACATCCGTCACGGTGTGGCTGGCGGGCCCAGATGCACTTGAAAAGGTCGGCCTTCTTAGAACCGTCG tgtCAGTAGCTTCTACTTCTCCAACTCATTCATCTGTGGGTTCCCTGGCTGAACGCACGTCTTCTGTTGCCTCGGCTACTAGACCACATCACCTGACTACGCTTGCGACACCTGCTTGCAGAACAGATTGCGGTCCCAACAGAACATGTGTTGCAG GTACCTGTGTGTGCGACTCGCTAGTGGCAGGCGATTCCTGTAGCCCAGGTCACAACTACTCACGAACAGGTCACTCAACTACTCAGCTTTGCGACTTGCGTCACGAGAATTGTGATTACGTCATCCTGCAAACATCAGGCTACGACACTTCGCAAAATGTCACGTGCTGTGCACTTTATGTTAATCAC GTGAGCGACGCTTTTCAACCGACCTCGCCGAGCGTGGAGAGAGTGGCTGCGCTTTATTCCAGTGGAGGTCACGTGCTCTGTCCAGTTCGAAACCACCTGAGCGCGTGGGTGTGGGGAGAGCAGCCCCAGGGGGCGGCCAGTGGCGACACAGTTCTCCACGTGGTGTATGACTCCATCTGCCACATCTGTCACCTCCACGCTGACAGGGTCAACATCACGTGCACCAGACGG CAGGACTCGTGTCTGGTGGACGGCCAGTGCTTCTTGCAGGGTCAGCAGCAGCCAGACAACGACTGTAACGTTTGTAGCCCGGACCTTAGCACTGATAACTGGACCTCGACCTCAG GGAGGGACTGCATGGAAAGTGATGCGCAGAGGAACGACGACGGAGATAACAGACGACAGTCGTCGCCCTTGGGACAGTGTGCGGTGTGCTGGTGTTCATCACCACTGTGGCTGTTGTTATTTACTTCCTGA